A single window of Syntrophotalea acetylenica DNA harbors:
- a CDS encoding phosphatidylglycerophosphatase A — translation MRRFILFFASNAGLGYAPVASGTFGTLAGVLVFYLLAPLPAAIYLMSWAALLFLSFWICDAAGIIYGQADDGRIVIDELVGYLATVALLPFSWRNALLGFVFFRLFDIVKPPPARQIDRHMKNGIGVVLDDVVAGLYGALALRLALNWLP, via the coding sequence ATGCGTCGTTTTATCCTGTTTTTCGCCAGCAATGCCGGTCTCGGCTATGCTCCCGTCGCATCGGGCACCTTTGGCACCCTGGCCGGCGTCCTGGTTTTCTACCTGCTGGCTCCGCTGCCGGCCGCCATCTACCTGATGAGCTGGGCTGCCCTGCTGTTTCTGTCCTTCTGGATCTGCGACGCCGCCGGTATCATTTACGGGCAGGCAGACGACGGCCGCATCGTCATTGACGAGCTCGTCGGGTATCTGGCGACGGTCGCCCTGCTGCCCTTCTCCTGGCGAAACGCATTGCTCGGATTTGTCTTTTTTCGCCTGTTCGATATCGTCAAACCGCCGCCGGCACGGCAGATCGACCGGCACATGAAAAATGGCATCGGCGTGGTGCTGGATGACGTGGTCGCCGGCCTCTACGGCGCTCTGGCGCTACGACTGGCTTTGAACTGGCTGCCCTGA
- the alaS gene encoding alanine--tRNA ligase yields the protein MTGNEIRTRFLQFFQQRGHSVVPSSALIPHNDPTLLFINAGMNQFKDVFLGREKRDYTRATSAQKCVRAGGKHNDLENVGQTARHHTFFEMLGNFSFGDYFKHDAITYAWQFLTEEMRLPKDKLWVTVFREDDEAYGIWRDQIGIPEERLIRMGEKDNFWSMGDTGPCGPCSEILIDQGESMSCGANCGIGDCDCDRYLELWNLVFMQFNRDADGTMSPLPKPSIDTGMGLERISAVMQGVQSNYDCDLLRGIIAYVEELSGKRYGDDAAHDMSMRVIADHSRATAFLIADGVLPSNEGRGYVLRRIMRRAARHAKMLGFAEPVLYRTATFVLQSMADAYPEPAQRADYVARIVKLEEERFIQTLDNGLRILTEEVERLKAAGANTLPGGVAFKLYDTFGFPLDLTADILRSENVIIDEQGFEACMEEQRQKAREHWKGSGEEAIAGIYRQLAEEGIKSFFTGYDTLSDRSDILAILVDGQTVASAPEGAKVEIVTAATPFYGESGGQTGDHGTITTADARVSVRDTRKPLPELLVHVGEVASGTLRTGDAATLEVDAERRRATALNHTATHLLQAALIEVLGDHVKQAGSLVTPERLRFDFVHFSAMTPQELDKVETLVNCRIRQNAGVDTREMAHEEAVGAGATALFGEKYGEKVRVVRVGDISMELCGGTHAQASGDIGLFKILQETGIAAGVRRIEAVTGTKALEVIKDQERTLDHLANLIKTDRPQLETRLRKLLERQKELEREVESLQGRLNADQAGDLLRQAVAIDGVSVVCGRVDNLDGKALRELADQVRERMTSGVLVLGSAHDGKAGLLVAVTKDLTRRLQAGALVKQLAAMVGGGGGGRPDLAQAGGSKPELLGEALASVPQVITEALNAA from the coding sequence ATGACCGGCAACGAAATCCGCACCCGTTTTCTGCAGTTTTTCCAGCAGCGCGGCCACTCGGTGGTCCCTTCCTCGGCGTTGATCCCGCACAACGACCCGACCCTGCTGTTTATCAATGCGGGCATGAACCAGTTCAAGGACGTGTTCCTCGGCCGGGAAAAGCGCGACTACACGCGGGCCACCTCGGCACAGAAATGCGTCCGCGCCGGAGGCAAGCACAACGACCTGGAAAATGTCGGACAAACAGCCCGTCACCACACCTTTTTTGAAATGCTCGGCAACTTCTCCTTTGGCGACTATTTCAAGCATGACGCCATCACCTATGCCTGGCAGTTTCTGACCGAGGAGATGCGCCTGCCCAAGGACAAGCTGTGGGTCACTGTGTTCCGCGAGGATGATGAAGCCTACGGCATCTGGCGCGACCAGATCGGCATCCCCGAAGAGCGGCTGATCCGCATGGGCGAAAAGGACAACTTCTGGTCGATGGGCGATACCGGTCCCTGCGGCCCTTGTTCGGAAATCCTCATCGACCAGGGCGAATCGATGTCCTGCGGCGCCAACTGTGGCATCGGCGACTGCGACTGCGACCGCTACCTGGAGCTGTGGAATCTGGTATTCATGCAGTTCAACCGCGATGCCGACGGCACCATGAGCCCCCTGCCCAAGCCGTCCATCGACACCGGCATGGGCCTGGAGCGCATCTCCGCCGTCATGCAGGGGGTACAGAGCAACTACGACTGCGACCTGCTGCGCGGCATCATCGCCTATGTCGAGGAACTGTCCGGAAAACGCTACGGCGACGACGCAGCCCACGACATGTCCATGCGGGTCATCGCCGACCACAGCCGCGCCACCGCATTCCTGATCGCCGACGGTGTGCTGCCGAGTAACGAAGGGCGCGGTTACGTATTGCGCCGCATCATGCGCCGCGCCGCCCGTCACGCCAAAATGCTCGGCTTCGCCGAACCGGTGCTGTACCGCACCGCCACCTTCGTGCTGCAATCGATGGCCGACGCCTATCCCGAGCCGGCACAGCGCGCCGATTATGTCGCCAGGATCGTCAAGCTCGAAGAAGAGCGATTCATTCAGACTCTCGACAACGGCCTGCGTATCCTCACCGAGGAAGTCGAGCGCCTCAAGGCCGCCGGGGCCAATACGCTGCCGGGCGGCGTCGCCTTCAAGCTTTACGACACCTTCGGCTTCCCCCTCGACCTGACCGCCGACATCCTGCGGAGTGAAAACGTCATCATTGATGAGCAAGGCTTCGAGGCCTGCATGGAAGAGCAGCGCCAGAAAGCCCGCGAACACTGGAAAGGTTCCGGCGAGGAAGCTATCGCCGGCATCTACCGCCAGCTTGCCGAGGAAGGGATCAAAAGTTTCTTCACCGGTTACGATACCCTGTCGGACCGAAGCGATATTCTCGCCATTTTAGTCGATGGGCAAACGGTCGCCAGTGCGCCGGAGGGGGCCAAAGTCGAAATCGTCACGGCCGCCACCCCCTTTTACGGGGAATCGGGCGGCCAGACCGGAGACCATGGCACCATCACCACCGCCGATGCCCGGGTCAGCGTCCGCGACACCAGAAAACCTCTGCCGGAACTGCTGGTACATGTCGGTGAGGTCGCCTCCGGTACGCTGCGTACCGGCGATGCCGCGACACTTGAGGTCGATGCTGAGCGCCGCCGGGCCACGGCCCTCAACCACACTGCCACACATCTGCTGCAGGCAGCCCTCATCGAGGTGCTGGGCGATCACGTCAAACAGGCCGGCTCGCTGGTAACCCCGGAGCGGTTGCGCTTCGATTTCGTCCACTTCTCGGCCATGACCCCGCAGGAACTGGACAAGGTCGAAACCCTGGTCAACTGCCGCATTCGCCAGAACGCCGGGGTTGACACCCGGGAGATGGCCCACGAAGAGGCTGTCGGCGCTGGCGCCACCGCCCTGTTCGGTGAAAAATACGGCGAAAAGGTCCGCGTGGTACGGGTCGGGGACATCAGCATGGAACTGTGTGGCGGCACCCACGCCCAGGCCTCGGGCGATATCGGCCTGTTCAAGATTTTGCAGGAAACCGGCATCGCCGCCGGCGTGCGCCGTATCGAAGCGGTGACCGGCACCAAAGCCCTGGAGGTGATCAAGGATCAGGAGCGCACTCTCGATCACCTTGCAAACCTGATCAAAACCGATCGCCCTCAGCTCGAAACGCGCCTGCGCAAACTGCTGGAGCGGCAGAAGGAGCTGGAACGGGAAGTGGAATCCCTGCAGGGCAGGCTCAACGCCGACCAGGCCGGCGATCTGCTACGGCAGGCCGTCGCAATCGACGGCGTCAGCGTGGTCTGCGGCCGGGTCGACAATCTCGACGGCAAAGCCCTGCGGGAGCTGGCCGACCAGGTCCGTGAACGGATGACCTCCGGCGTACTGGTCCTGGGCAGCGCTCACGACGGCAAGGCCGGGCTGCTGGTAGCCGTCACCAAGGATCTCACCAGGCGCCTGCAGGCCGGCGCGCTGGTCAAGCAACTGGCCGCCATGGTCGGCGGCGGTGGTGGCGGGCGTCCCGATCTGGCTCAGGCCGGCGGCAGCAAACCCGAATTGCTCGGCGAAGCCCTCGCCAGCGTACCGCAGGTAATTACCGAGGCCCTCAACGCCGCCTGA
- a CDS encoding AAA family ATPase, whose protein sequence is MTKKIFVAATGQECGKTTTSISLLHMARKKYRRIGFIKPLGPKPTIYKGRWVDLDAALIAEIFNLDEDLDLMSPVVLQPESTRHLLDGKISADSLKDKIVEAAAELAKRCDFLVIEGAGHVGVGSVAQLSNPDMARLLDAPMLMVTNAGIGKVIDNVHLNHALCLQKQADLRLILVNKLLRPKRETALKYLNIAFRDMPFQIMGGFNYSPILANPTVKHIANLLNAFLRGNQDAAQHIIHHVHLGAASTQRVSDLLQESTLIIVTSTRNELLVTLAALYNIPEYQSKIVALVIPGLYPISKVTQQILDRSNIPYMRVEKLSSAEVFSAIANDTAKIHPEDKEKISLLQKLAETAIDFDAIDGLF, encoded by the coding sequence GTGACCAAAAAGATTTTCGTTGCCGCCACCGGCCAGGAATGCGGCAAAACCACCACCAGTATTTCCCTGCTGCACATGGCACGTAAAAAATACCGGCGGATCGGTTTCATCAAGCCGCTGGGCCCCAAACCTACCATTTACAAGGGACGCTGGGTCGATCTGGACGCGGCCCTGATCGCGGAAATCTTCAATCTCGATGAGGATCTCGATTTGATGTCGCCGGTCGTGCTGCAGCCCGAATCGACCCGGCATCTGCTGGATGGCAAGATTTCCGCCGACTCTTTGAAAGATAAAATCGTCGAAGCTGCCGCGGAACTTGCTAAGCGTTGCGACTTTCTGGTGATCGAAGGCGCCGGCCATGTCGGCGTCGGTTCCGTCGCGCAACTCAGCAACCCGGACATGGCGCGGCTGCTGGACGCCCCGATGCTGATGGTCACGAATGCCGGCATCGGCAAGGTCATCGACAACGTACATCTCAACCACGCCCTTTGCCTGCAAAAGCAGGCCGACCTGCGCCTGATACTGGTCAACAAGCTGCTTCGCCCCAAACGTGAGACGGCCCTGAAATATCTGAATATCGCCTTCAGGGATATGCCGTTTCAAATCATGGGCGGATTCAACTACTCGCCCATCCTCGCCAATCCGACGGTCAAACACATCGCCAATCTGCTGAACGCATTCCTCAGGGGAAACCAGGACGCCGCCCAGCACATCATCCACCATGTACATCTCGGCGCGGCCTCCACCCAGCGCGTTTCCGACCTGCTGCAGGAATCGACCCTGATCATTGTCACCAGCACCCGCAACGAATTGCTGGTCACCCTGGCGGCCCTTTACAACATACCGGAATACCAATCCAAAATCGTCGCTCTGGTAATTCCCGGCCTCTATCCCATATCCAAAGTCACCCAGCAGATCCTCGACCGCAGCAACATCCCTTACATGCGGGTGGAAAAGCTCAGCAGCGCCGAAGTCTTCTCGGCCATCGCCAACGACACGGCCAAAATCCACCCCGAGGACAAGGAAAAAATCAGCCTGCTGCAGAAACTCGCCGAAACCGCCATTGATTTCGATGCGATCGATGGGTTGTTCTGA
- a CDS encoding type IV pilus twitching motility protein PilT has product MELNNILAVALKAKASDIHIKSGLPPIYRIDGALRPLPKADRLDADGVRNMAYGIMNKHRQEHFEKHHEVDMAYGVAGLGRFRVNIFSQRGSISMVFRVIPFSCPAIDDLYLPPVIKKIAMESRGMVLVTGATGSGKSTTLAAMIDYINTQRTEHIITVEDPIEFLHRDKKCIVNQREVGSDTDSFAAALKHALRQDPDVILVGEMRDLETVETALHAAETGHLVLATLHTIDAPESINRIVSVFPPHQHRQIRAQLSGILKAVISQRLVPRADGKGRVPAVEVMISTARTRDLIDDKEKTKLLRDAIQQGFVAYGMQTFDQSLMSLYRNELITFEEAVRQSSNPDDFKLKASGISSASDLSWDDFDKKEEKQQEDEQDIIRSHGSST; this is encoded by the coding sequence ATGGAACTGAACAACATACTGGCCGTCGCCCTTAAAGCCAAAGCCTCGGATATCCACATCAAGTCGGGCCTGCCTCCCATCTACCGCATCGATGGCGCCCTGCGGCCGTTGCCCAAGGCCGACCGGCTCGATGCCGATGGCGTGCGCAACATGGCCTACGGCATCATGAACAAGCACCGCCAGGAACACTTCGAAAAGCATCATGAAGTCGACATGGCCTACGGTGTCGCCGGGCTGGGGCGCTTCCGCGTCAACATCTTCTCCCAGCGCGGCAGCATCAGCATGGTGTTCCGCGTCATCCCCTTCTCCTGCCCGGCTATCGACGACCTGTATCTGCCGCCGGTCATCAAGAAGATCGCCATGGAATCGCGCGGCATGGTGCTGGTCACCGGCGCCACCGGTTCGGGCAAGTCGACCACCCTGGCAGCGATGATCGACTATATCAACACCCAGCGCACCGAGCACATCATCACCGTCGAAGACCCCATCGAGTTTCTGCATCGCGACAAGAAGTGCATCGTCAACCAGCGCGAGGTCGGCAGCGATACCGACAGCTTTGCGGCGGCCCTCAAACACGCGCTGCGACAGGATCCCGACGTCATTCTGGTTGGTGAAATGCGCGACCTGGAGACCGTCGAAACCGCCCTGCACGCCGCGGAAACCGGCCACCTGGTACTGGCCACCCTGCACACCATCGACGCGCCGGAGTCAATCAACCGCATCGTGTCGGTCTTTCCGCCTCACCAGCATCGCCAGATCCGGGCCCAGCTTTCGGGAATCCTCAAGGCCGTCATATCCCAGCGCCTGGTGCCGCGCGCCGACGGCAAGGGACGTGTGCCCGCGGTGGAAGTCATGATCTCCACCGCCCGAACCCGCGACCTGATCGACGACAAGGAAAAAACCAAGCTGCTGCGCGACGCCATCCAGCAGGGATTCGTCGCCTACGGCATGCAGACCTTCGACCAGTCCCTGATGTCCCTGTACCGCAATGAACTGATCACCTTCGAGGAAGCGGTGCGTCAGAGTTCCAATCCTGACGACTTCAAGCTCAAGGCTTCCGGGATCTCCTCGGCTTCGGACCTGAGCTGGGACGACTTTGACAAAAAGGAAGAAAAGCAGCAAGAGGACGAGCAGGACATCATTCGCAGCCATGGCAGCTCAACCTGA
- the recA gene encoding recombinase RecA, whose amino-acid sequence MTTDNRERAIDLAMSQIEKQFGKGSIMRLGEDAVVPDVATIPTGALSLDIALGVGGIPRGRVIEIYGPESSGKTTLALHIVAEAQKKGGIAAFVDAEHALDIHYARKLGVRTDDLLVSQPDTGEQALEITEVLVRSGAIDVLVIDSVAALVPRAEIEGEMGDAHVGLQARLMSQALRKLTGTISKSNCCVIFINQIRMKIGVMFGNPETTTGGNALKFYSSVRMDIRKIATLKQGQDVIGSRTRVKVVKNKVAPPFKEAEFDIMYGQGISREGDVLDLGADADIVEKSGAWYSFSGERIGQGRENAKQFLREHPETCQAIEERLLQHFGLKPADVAAEEAQ is encoded by the coding sequence ATGACGACCGACAATCGAGAACGTGCCATCGACCTGGCCATGAGCCAGATCGAAAAACAGTTCGGCAAGGGCAGCATCATGCGCCTCGGCGAGGACGCCGTCGTGCCGGACGTCGCCACCATTCCGACCGGAGCCCTGAGTCTCGATATCGCCCTGGGAGTTGGCGGCATACCGCGCGGTCGCGTTATTGAAATCTACGGCCCGGAATCCTCGGGCAAAACCACCCTGGCGCTGCATATCGTGGCCGAGGCACAGAAAAAAGGCGGCATCGCCGCTTTCGTCGATGCCGAGCACGCCCTGGATATCCACTATGCCCGCAAGCTTGGCGTCCGCACCGATGATCTGCTGGTATCCCAGCCAGATACCGGCGAACAGGCGCTGGAGATCACCGAGGTGCTGGTGCGCAGCGGCGCCATCGACGTGCTGGTGATCGACTCCGTAGCCGCCCTGGTGCCGCGCGCCGAAATCGAAGGCGAAATGGGCGACGCCCACGTCGGCCTGCAGGCGCGCCTCATGTCCCAGGCTCTGCGCAAATTGACCGGCACCATCAGCAAATCCAACTGCTGCGTGATCTTCATCAATCAGATTCGCATGAAAATCGGCGTCATGTTCGGCAATCCCGAAACCACCACCGGCGGCAACGCGCTTAAATTCTATTCCTCGGTACGCATGGACATCCGCAAGATCGCCACCCTCAAGCAGGGCCAGGACGTCATCGGCAGCCGCACCCGGGTCAAGGTGGTCAAGAACAAGGTCGCGCCGCCCTTCAAGGAAGCCGAGTTCGATATCATGTACGGTCAGGGCATTTCCCGTGAAGGCGACGTCCTCGACCTCGGCGCCGATGCCGATATCGTCGAAAAAAGCGGCGCCTGGTATTCCTTTTCCGGAGAACGTATCGGACAGGGTCGTGAAAATGCCAAACAGTTTCTGCGTGAACACCCGGAAACCTGCCAGGCCATTGAAGAACGTCTGCTGCAACATTTCGGCCTGAAACCGGCCGACGTCGCCGCCGAAGAGGCCCAATGA
- a CDS encoding regulatory protein RecX, which yields MAAQPDAWSCALRLLSRRELSEAGLQERLRRRGFGEEEITQTLTRCREYRYVDDERFARLRARQLLSAGRAVGPALLIDLKQQRIGETVAREVIAALEEEFSQAEILQELCQRRFPDFDYRTADDRTRRRVFNYLRRRGFAPALLFQYFTQER from the coding sequence ATGGCAGCTCAACCTGACGCCTGGAGTTGCGCCTTGCGGCTGCTGTCGCGGCGGGAGCTTTCCGAGGCAGGATTGCAGGAGAGATTGCGGCGCAGGGGGTTTGGCGAAGAGGAAATCACGCAGACCCTGACGCGCTGCCGCGAATACAGGTATGTCGACGATGAACGATTTGCGCGCCTGCGCGCCCGCCAGCTGCTGTCCGCCGGACGCGCCGTCGGCCCCGCCCTGCTGATCGACCTGAAACAACAACGTATCGGCGAAACCGTCGCCCGCGAGGTTATCGCCGCATTGGAGGAGGAATTCAGCCAGGCAGAAATACTCCAGGAACTCTGCCAGCGCCGTTTTCCCGATTTCGACTACCGAACAGCCGATGACCGGACCCGCCGCAGGGTCTTCAACTACCTGCGACGGCGCGGCTTCGCTCCGGCGCTGCTGTTTCAATATTTCACCCAGGAGAGGTAG
- the thpR gene encoding RNA 2',3'-cyclic phosphodiesterase: MQTLRAFIAMPLEGTVFDRIVNLQRELATRLPMVRWVSPETLHLTLAFLGDIPEESLEKIGTSMLSIGDIFAPAEVRIGGLGAFPDLKRPRVVWLGLQGDEALRNLHTAVTGMLSRLQMPPDDKPFRPHLTLGRCRQPDPAIGRQLAPFLDRQCGQLRLTRLILYESRLTPRGAIHLPRRETPLRG, translated from the coding sequence ATGCAAACGCTTCGCGCCTTTATTGCCATGCCCCTGGAAGGCACGGTTTTCGACAGGATTGTGAATCTGCAGCGGGAACTTGCCACCCGGCTGCCGATGGTGCGTTGGGTGTCGCCCGAAACCCTGCACCTCACACTGGCCTTTCTGGGTGATATCCCCGAAGAATCGCTTGAAAAAATCGGCACGTCTATGCTATCGATAGGAGATATTTTCGCCCCTGCCGAGGTGCGGATCGGCGGGCTCGGAGCTTTCCCGGATCTGAAACGCCCCAGGGTTGTCTGGCTGGGACTGCAAGGCGACGAGGCGCTGCGCAATCTGCATACGGCTGTCACCGGCATGTTAAGCCGGTTGCAGATGCCGCCGGACGACAAGCCCTTCAGGCCTCACCTGACCCTGGGACGCTGCCGTCAGCCTGACCCGGCCATCGGCCGGCAACTGGCTCCCTTCCTGGACAGGCAATGCGGCCAGCTGCGGTTGACCCGCCTGATATTGTACGAAAGCCGCCTGACGCCACGGGGCGCGATACATCTGCCACGCCGCGAAACGCCGCTGCGGGGTTGA
- the larC gene encoding nickel pincer cofactor biosynthesis protein LarC codes for MSVLFLDTFAGISGDMFLGMLIDLGVPLEVITAGLEKLPVTGYRLRQERTERQHIGACKIVVEHAEQHHHRTWRQIDAMLADCPLNPAVIGLARRIFRRIGEAEAKIHDRPLEEVHFHEVGAVDSIVDIVGAAIGLHHLSPARVICAPLPLTRGTVDCAHGSFPLPAPATLEILRGLPTVGDAATVELVTPTGAAIAAEIARFGDLPAMTLDRVGYGSGDRQLSDRPNLLRGLLGVADDPWEGETDRVATLECHLDDANPEWLGALMERLLKAGALDVGFAPLQMKKNRPGVRLTVVAEPHSAAMLARHILRESTAGGVRCLESRRFKLRRDIRSVNTPLGEVLVKLFYDGQCLVRLSPEFESCRDLADRSGRSLPEIYRLAERSAEDLFPVKG; via the coding sequence ATGAGCGTATTGTTCCTCGACACCTTCGCCGGCATCTCCGGCGACATGTTCCTCGGCATGCTGATCGACCTGGGCGTACCGCTGGAGGTCATTACCGCCGGACTGGAAAAACTCCCCGTTACAGGTTACCGGTTGCGTCAGGAACGCACCGAACGCCAGCACATCGGCGCCTGCAAAATCGTGGTTGAACACGCGGAACAGCATCATCACCGCACCTGGCGGCAAATCGACGCCATGCTCGCCGACTGTCCGCTAAATCCAGCCGTTATCGGCCTCGCACGCCGCATATTCCGCCGCATCGGCGAGGCCGAAGCCAAAATTCATGACCGCCCCCTTGAAGAAGTACATTTCCACGAAGTCGGCGCCGTCGATTCCATCGTCGACATCGTCGGCGCCGCCATCGGCCTGCATCACCTGAGTCCGGCGCGCGTCATCTGTGCCCCGTTGCCCCTGACCCGCGGCACCGTGGATTGCGCCCACGGCAGTTTTCCACTGCCCGCTCCGGCGACCCTGGAGATCCTGCGGGGGCTGCCCACGGTGGGCGATGCAGCCACCGTGGAACTGGTCACGCCGACCGGCGCCGCCATCGCTGCCGAGATCGCCCGCTTCGGCGACCTTCCGGCGATGACCCTCGATCGTGTCGGCTACGGATCCGGCGACCGGCAGTTGAGCGATCGGCCCAACCTGCTGCGCGGCCTGCTGGGCGTTGCCGACGATCCCTGGGAAGGGGAAACGGACCGCGTGGCAACCCTCGAATGTCACCTGGACGACGCCAACCCCGAGTGGCTCGGCGCCCTCATGGAGCGGTTGCTGAAAGCCGGAGCCCTGGATGTGGGCTTCGCGCCGCTGCAAATGAAAAAAAACCGCCCCGGGGTCCGCCTCACGGTGGTGGCCGAACCCCACAGCGCCGCGATGCTTGCCCGCCACATCCTGCGCGAGAGTACCGCTGGAGGGGTCCGCTGCCTGGAAAGCCGCCGTTTCAAGCTGCGCCGCGATATCCGTAGTGTAAACACGCCGCTTGGCGAGGTCCTGGTCAAGCTGTTTTACGATGGGCAGTGCCTGGTGCGGTTGTCTCCCGAATTCGAAAGCTGTCGGGATCTGGCGGACCGCAGCGGCCGGTCCCTGCCCGAGATCTACCGCCTCGCGGAGCGGTCCGCGGAGGACCTTTTCCCCGTGAAAGGCTGA
- a CDS encoding competence/damage-inducible protein A, translating to MNIAVLTTGDELVNGEMSDTNTARIAQLLGAWGYAVRESRAVGDDEAEIEAALHDMTARREVIIGTGGLGPTDDDLTARVAARTFGRRLVLNEEALAQIRRFFEQKNREMHPRNEKQALLPQKSVILPNRLGTAPGFYLRHGNCDLFFLPGVPREMIAMLEEQVLPRLQERSGGSTPLQERILKVFGLSEPKIEELFVQAPLAQGVQLAYGVDFPFVHVKLRASGSEAGEQLDRAELHARKLLEPFVFAVGKETLAANVARMLTDANLTLALAESCTGGLVSQMLTDIPGASRFLERGAVTYSNSAKRDWLQVPDEILRQDGAVSRACARAMARGIRHSAGTDLGLAVTGIAGPDGGTPEKPVGTVFLALSAADQERVQGYRFSGDREQIRRISACMALEWLRRYLAGES from the coding sequence CTGAATATCGCGGTACTGACGACCGGCGACGAGCTGGTCAATGGGGAAATGTCCGACACCAACACCGCCCGTATCGCCCAGCTTCTGGGAGCCTGGGGCTACGCGGTCAGGGAATCCCGCGCGGTCGGTGACGACGAGGCGGAAATCGAAGCGGCCCTGCACGACATGACCGCCAGACGCGAAGTGATTATCGGCACCGGCGGTCTGGGCCCCACCGACGATGATCTCACCGCGCGCGTGGCCGCCCGAACCTTCGGACGGCGGCTGGTGCTCAATGAGGAAGCCCTGGCGCAGATCCGCCGTTTTTTCGAGCAGAAAAACAGGGAGATGCATCCGCGCAACGAAAAACAGGCACTGCTGCCGCAAAAATCCGTCATCCTTCCCAACCGCCTCGGCACCGCACCGGGTTTTTACCTGCGCCACGGCAACTGCGACCTGTTTTTCCTGCCCGGGGTGCCCCGCGAGATGATCGCCATGCTCGAGGAGCAGGTGCTGCCCCGCCTGCAGGAGCGCAGCGGCGGCAGCACCCCCCTGCAGGAACGCATCCTGAAGGTTTTTGGCCTGTCCGAGCCAAAGATCGAGGAACTCTTCGTCCAGGCCCCGCTGGCGCAGGGTGTACAACTGGCCTACGGCGTCGACTTCCCCTTCGTGCATGTCAAGTTGCGCGCCAGTGGCAGTGAAGCCGGTGAACAGCTCGACCGGGCCGAACTGCATGCCCGCAAATTACTGGAACCCTTTGTATTCGCCGTTGGCAAGGAAACCCTGGCGGCCAACGTCGCGCGCATGCTGACCGACGCCAACCTTACACTGGCCCTGGCCGAATCCTGCACCGGCGGCCTGGTCAGCCAGATGCTTACCGACATTCCAGGCGCGTCACGCTTTCTGGAGCGGGGTGCGGTGACCTACTCCAACAGCGCCAAACGGGATTGGCTGCAGGTGCCGGACGAGATTCTGCGCCAGGACGGCGCCGTCAGCCGCGCCTGCGCCCGGGCCATGGCCCGGGGCATAAGACACAGCGCCGGCACCGATCTGGGACTGGCCGTTACCGGTATTGCCGGGCCCGATGGCGGCACCCCGGAAAAACCGGTCGGCACGGTTTTCCTGGCCCTGAGCGCTGCGGATCAGGAGCGGGTGCAAGGCTACCGTTTCAGTGGCGACCGCGAGCAGATCCGGCGCATCTCGGCTTGTATGGCCCTGGAATGGCTGCGGCGCTACCTCGCCGGCGAAAGCTGA
- the larB gene encoding nickel pincer cofactor biosynthesis protein LarB yields the protein MDPDRLKTCLMAIRSGELSVADGLDRLTTLPFEDVGDALVDHHRGLRQGAPEVVFGEGKTSDQILRIAEGLLNAGSNMLATRLDADKASALMKVFPDAEYDPLGRTLTIVRHPPQSTGLGTVLVVCAGTSDLPVAREAATTARMFGNAVEELVDVGVAGLHRLLAHLDRLRSASVIIAVAGMEGALPSVIGGLVAAPVIAVPTSVGYGAALGGVAALLGMLNSCAGGITVVNIDNGYGAACAANRINRRPQP from the coding sequence ATGGATCCCGATCGTCTAAAAACCTGCCTGATGGCCATCCGCTCCGGCGAACTGTCGGTCGCAGATGGCCTTGACCGACTGACCACCCTGCCCTTCGAGGATGTCGGCGATGCCCTTGTCGATCATCACCGGGGGCTGCGTCAGGGAGCGCCGGAGGTTGTTTTCGGCGAGGGGAAAACCTCCGATCAGATCCTGCGCATTGCCGAGGGGCTTCTCAATGCTGGCAGCAATATGCTGGCAACCCGCCTCGATGCCGACAAGGCTTCGGCTCTGATGAAAGTTTTCCCGGACGCCGAATACGATCCACTGGGGCGCACCCTGACCATCGTCCGCCATCCGCCACAGAGCACGGGGCTCGGCACTGTCCTGGTGGTCTGCGCTGGCACTTCCGATCTGCCGGTTGCACGGGAGGCGGCCACCACTGCGCGCATGTTCGGCAATGCGGTGGAAGAGTTGGTCGATGTCGGCGTTGCCGGCCTGCACCGGCTGCTGGCGCACCTCGACCGACTGCGCAGTGCCTCGGTAATCATTGCCGTGGCCGGCATGGAGGGCGCACTGCCCTCGGTGATCGGCGGGCTGGTGGCCGCGCCGGTCATCGCGGTGCCCACATCCGTCGGCTACGGCGCTGCCCTCGGCGGTGTAGCGGCGCTGCTTGGCATGCTCAATTCCTGCGCGGGAGGTATCACCGTGGTCAACATCGACAACGGTTACGGCGCTGCCTGCGCCGCAAACCGCATCAACCGGAGGCCTCAGCCATGA